One window from the genome of Mauremys mutica isolate MM-2020 ecotype Southern chromosome 4, ASM2049712v1, whole genome shotgun sequence encodes:
- the LOC123368186 gene encoding serine/threonine-protein kinase NLK2-like, giving the protein MAFQGPSPALQPQLCSNVLGALTGLIQPPLAAGLGAPQKRYCPTGVQGGAPQTPPAPAPKTVQPEPDRPIGYGAFGVVWSVTDPRDGKRVALKKMPNVFQNLVSCKRVFRELRMLCYFKHENVLSAMDILQPPQIDCFEEIYVLTELMQSDLHKVIVSPQPLSAEHIKVFLYQILRGLKYLHSAGVLHRDIKPGNLLVNSNCILKICDFGLARLEEPDEGQPMTQEVVTQYYRAPEILMGTPHYGPPIDLWAVGCIFAELLGRRVLFQGSSPIQQLDLITDLLGTPPPHALRSACEGARTHVLRGAHKPPALSVLHLLSGEATHEAVHLLCRLLVFDPARRLSARAALAHPYLQEGRLRYHTSMCRCCHSLGSGRVYASEFEPPAAAPHFDDAYERGLRSVGQAKELVHSFILEQQKGARVPLCINPNSAAFKTFIRSTAWHSSKASKKDER; this is encoded by the exons ATGGCCTTCCAGGGCCCCAGCCCcgcgctccagccccagctctgcagcaacGTCCTGGGGGCGCTGACCGGGCTGATCCAGCCCCCCctggcagcggggctgggggcgcccCAGAAACGCTACTGCCccactggggtgcaggggggggcacCCCAGACCCCGCCGGCGCCCGCCCCAAAGACGGTGCAGCCCGAACCGGATCGACCCATCGGCTACGGCGCCTTCGGGGTTGTGTG GTCGGTGACGGACCCCCGGGATGGGAAGCGGGTCGCGCTGAAGAAGATGCCGAACGTTTTCCAGAATCTCGTCTCCTGCAAACGGGTTTTTCGGGAACTCAGGATGCTCTGTTACTTCAAACATGAGAAC GTGCTGTCGGCAATGGAtatcctgcagcccccccagatcGACTGCTTCGAGGAGAT CTACGTGCTGACGGAGCTGATGCAGAGCGACCTGCACAAGGTGATCGTGTCCCCCCAGCCGCTGAGCGCCGAGCACATCAAGGTCTTTCTCTACCAGATCCTGCGCG ggctgaaatACTTGCACTCGGCCGGCGTGCTCCATCGGGACATCAAGCCGGGGAACCTGCTGGTGAACAGCAACTGCATCCTCAAG ATCTGCGACTTCGGGCTGGCGCGGCTGGAGGAGCCGGACGAGGGGCAGCCCATGACGCAGGAGGTGGTGACCCAGTACTACCGGGCCCCCGAGATCCTCATGGGGACCCCCCACTACGGCCCCCCCATCGACCTCTGGGCCGTCGGCTGCATCTTCGCCGAGCTGCTCGGCCGGCGCGTCCTCttccagggctccagccccatccaGCAG CTGGACCTGATCACAGACCTCCtcggcacccccccgccccacgccCTGCGCTCGGCCTGCGAGGGGGCCCGGACCCACGTGCTGCGGGGCGCCCACAAACCG CCCGCGCTGTCCGTGCTGCATCTGCTCTCGGGGGAGGCGACCCACGAGGCCGTTCACCTGCTCTGCCGCCTGCTGGTCTTCGACCCC GCGCGGCGGCTCTCGGCGCGGGCGGCGCTGGCTCACCCGTACCTGCAGGAGGGGCGACTCCGCTACCACACGTCCATGTGCCGCTGCTGCCACAGCCTGGGCTCGGGGCGCGTCTACGCCAGCGAGTTCGAGCCCCCCGCCGCGGCCCCCCACTTCGACGACGCCTACGAGCGGGGCCTGCGCTCCGTCGGGCAGGCCAAAG AGCTGGTTCACAGCTTCATCCTGGAGCAGCAGAAGGGGGCGCGG
- the LOC123369189 gene encoding zymogen granule membrane protein 16-like translates to MNRSGLRTRSAPGPAAAVAALPAERLESRQRRRARMLRFLLLLALCLGVAGNAISRSSFSGEYGGGGGKRFSHSGNQLDGPITAIRIRVNWLFIVGLQVRYGSQWSEYVGGSWGDLEEVALHPGESVVQASGKYKRYLRRLVLTTDRGRSFSFGKDTGTSFNAAPLHPGTVLRFLSGRAGGLIDALGFHWAAAPGRCPRCPRGS, encoded by the exons ATGAATCGCTCTGGGTTACGCACCCGCTCGGCTCCGggcccggccgccgcggtcgccgcTTTGCCGGCGGAGCGGCTGGAGAGCCGGCAAAGGAGACGCGCCCG GATGCTtcgcttcctcctcctcctggccctTTGCCTGGGCGTCGCTGGCAACGCGA TCAGCCGCTCGTCCTTTTCCGGGGAGTACGGAGGGGGCGGAGGAAAGAGATTTTCTCACTCTGGGAACCAGCTGGATGGGCCCATCACCGCCATTCGGATCCGAGTGAACTGGCTGTTCATCGTGGG GCTGCAGGTGCGCTACGGGTCGCAGTGGAGCGAGTACGTGGGCGGCTCCTGGGGGGACCTGGAGGAGGTCGCGCTGCACCCCGGCGAGTCCGTGGTGCAGGCGTCGGGGAAGTACAAGCGCTACCTGCGGCGGCTGGTGCTCACCACGGaccggggccgcagcttctcctTCGGGAAGGACACGGGCACCAGCTTCAACGCGGCCCCGCTGCACCCCGGCACCGTCCTGCGCTTCCTGAGCGGCCGCGCCGGGGGCCTCATCGACGCCCTGGGCTTCCACTGGGCCGCCGCCCCCGGGCGCTGCCCGCGCTGCCCGCGCGGCTCGTAG